From the genome of Ptychodera flava strain L36383 chromosome 20, AS_Pfla_20210202, whole genome shotgun sequence, one region includes:
- the LOC139119817 gene encoding uncharacterized protein, giving the protein MNRKFLAVLLTTVAVLQSKAVFGQLSRIISRFEERLPRVDERLEPEIVTEGVVREVLPRSVLTLTPSQTNFIDTHQDEITKLEGNPTLVAANREKEFIALTVDQQKQIFRQYGQFFKTSTPSQDFSRTSSNARMSIDVMQENGVRVCPVSTEMRAITLALTSDSELVQVVQLPDLQYQQLVFEEQCLNTNCHGVLNSRCVAVPRFVRACVIDLSTNKITMTDIQVECCACHVSFPWQ; this is encoded by the exons ATGAATCGTAAATTTCTTGCCGTACTCTTGACGACCGTGGCTGTTTTACAGAGCAAAGCTGTTTTTGGACAGTTGAGCAGAATTATTTCACGATTTGAGGAAAGACTCCCAAGAGTGGACGAAAGACTTGAGCCAGAGATTGTAACCGAGGGTGTAGTCAGAGAAGTGCTTCCACGGTCAGTTCTCACCCTTACACCATCACAGACGAATTTCATCGATACACATCAAGATGAGATAACTAAACTGGAAGGAAACCCGACACTTGTCGCTGCAAACCGCGAGAAGGAATTCATAGCACTTACGGTTGATCAACAGAAGCAAATTTTTCGCCAGTACGGCCAATTCTTCAAGACTTCGACACCAAGCCAGGATTTCTCTAGAACGAGCTCAAATGCCCGGATGAGTATTGATGTGATGCAGGAAAATGGTGTTCGTGTTTGTCCAGTGTCGACAGAAATGAGGGCTATTACGTTAGCTCTGACCTCTGACAGTGAACTTGTACAGGTAGTCCAG CTCCCTGATCTACAGTATCAACAGCTTGTCTTCGAAGAGCAGTGTTTAAATACAAACTGCCACGGTGTTCTCAACAGCAGATGTGTTGCAGTTCCACGATTCGTCCGTGCCTGCGTCATCGATCTCTCAACCAATAAAATCACAATGACTGATATTCAAGTCGAGTGCTGCGCATGTCATGTTTCGTTTCCCTGGCAGTAA
- the LOC139119819 gene encoding plasminogen-like, with amino-acid sequence MKCLEICFIIFGIAFATSEDSGCGNLRYMTEPQGTFTSMNFDGSTFYDNNAFCQWNIDLPDPLKVVELNFNLFDVEGAPNCVYDSVKVYDGIDDTAPLLENLCGHNLPLPIVSTGTVMYVTFRTDFSVQRAGFSAYYTERDPSVTCAIGTYLCGDDTTGTCRDVAERCDEKVNCLSTGADENGCPGNPERCGEPSIIPSTEFSVKIVNGTEAIPHSWPWQISLYYNKGHSCGGSVLNDKWVITAAHCIGLGDADNIIIFDVMAGEHSLTASEPSNRKYLAEELFIHHNYNPFTYDNDIALIKVRGQIEMSDEISEICLPEQDAEFADGDDAYITGWGDTKGTGDWRVLRQAKAPFIDTEKCNDVDAYNGEVTETMICAGYLEGGIDTCQGDSGGPLVWQDPTNEKWILAGLTSWGDGCALPMKPGVYTKVSFFVNWINEIMLTNP; translated from the exons ATGAAATGCttggaaatttgttttattatttttgggATAGCATTTGCTACTTCAGAAG ATTCGGGATGTGGTAACCTCAGGTACATGACTGAACCCCAGGGCACTTTTACTTCGATGAATTTTGATGGCAGTACTTTTTACGACAACAATGCATTTTGCCAATGGAACATTGACCTTCCTGATCCGCTGAAG GTCGTAGAATTAAATTTCAACCTTTTTGACGTTGAGGGCGCACCGAACTGTGTCTACGATAGCGTCAAAGTTTATGACGGTATTGACGATACAGCGCCCTTGTTGGAAAATTTGTGTGGCCACAATCTTCCATTACCGATTGTCAGTACTGGTACCGTCATGTACGTAACCTTTAGAACTGATTTTTCGGTTCAAAGGGCAGGATTTTCTGCGTATTATACCGAACGTGACCCATCAG TAACCTGTGCGATTGGTACCTATTTGTGTGGAGATGACACGACCGGAACTTGTCGGGATGTCGCAGAGCGATGTGATGAAAAAGTAAATTGTTTATCAACTGGTGCCGATGAAAATGGATGCCCAG GAAACCCTGAAAGATGTGGGGAACCTAGCATTATTCCAAGCACTgagttttctgtcaaaattgtcaacggcaCCGAAGCAATTCCACACAGTTGGCCCTGGCAG ATCAGTCTGTACTACAACAAAGGCCACTCTTGTGGAGGTTCCGTTCTGAATGACAAATGGGTGATCACCGCTGCTCACTGTATAGGCCT AGGGGACGCCGacaatataataatatttgACGTCATGGCTGGTGAACACAGCCTGACCGCGAGTGAGCCATCCAACAGAAAATACCTAGCGGAGGAATTATTCATCCACCACAACTATAATCCCTTCACATATGATAATGACATAGCCTTAataaaggtcagaggtcaaattGAGATGTCAGACGAGATCAGTGAAATATGTCTCCCAGAACAGGATGCCGAGTTCGCTGATGGTGACGATGCTTACATTACTGGCTGGGGAGACACAAAAG GTACTGGTGATTGGAGAGTTCTACGACAAGCCAAAGCTCCATTTATAGACACGGAGAAATGTAACGATGTCGATGCCTACAATGGAGAGGTAACGGAGACAATGATCTGCGCTGGATACCTTGAGGGCGGTATAGATACATGTCAG GGCGATAGTGGTGGCCCATTGGTGTGGCAAGACCCTACCAACGAAAAATGGATCTTGGCTGGTCTGACCAGCTGGGGTGATGGTTGCGCCCTTCCTATGAAACCGGGGGTTTACACGAAAGTCAGCTTCTTCGTAAACTGGATCAATGAAATCATGTTAACCAATCCTTAA